From a single Streptomyces liliifuscus genomic region:
- a CDS encoding S1 family peptidase: MLTNRAVSLLKRSAFKRAAAIGAVALATASLQPVAAQAAPVPVVGGTPAAQNEFPFMVSLSMGCGGALYKKDVVLTAAHCVDGSGNTTRITATAGVTDLNASGAIKVKSTKVLQAPGYNGSGKDWALIKLARPINLPTLKLATNTRYNRGTFTIAGWGDTSENAGTGSTKLLKAKVPFVADRQCKRHYGSRLIAGQEICAGVPRGGVDTCQGDSGGPMFRKDDSGKWLQVGIVSWGDGCARPLVPGVYTEVSTFSSAIARAAATL; the protein is encoded by the coding sequence ATGTTGACAAACAGGGCAGTCAGTCTCCTCAAGAGATCCGCCTTCAAGCGGGCCGCGGCGATCGGTGCCGTCGCCCTCGCGACCGCCAGCCTCCAGCCCGTCGCCGCGCAGGCGGCGCCCGTGCCGGTCGTCGGCGGTACGCCCGCGGCGCAGAACGAGTTCCCGTTCATGGTCAGCCTCTCCATGGGCTGCGGCGGTGCCCTCTACAAGAAGGACGTCGTCCTGACCGCCGCGCACTGCGTGGACGGCTCGGGCAACACCACCCGGATCACCGCCACGGCCGGCGTCACCGACCTCAACGCCTCCGGCGCGATCAAGGTCAAGTCCACCAAGGTCCTCCAGGCCCCGGGCTACAACGGCAGCGGCAAGGACTGGGCGCTCATCAAGCTCGCCCGGCCCATCAACCTGCCCACGCTGAAGCTCGCGACGAACACCCGCTACAACAGGGGCACGTTCACCATCGCCGGGTGGGGCGACACCTCGGAGAACGCGGGTACGGGCTCCACGAAGCTCCTCAAGGCCAAGGTGCCGTTCGTCGCCGACCGCCAGTGCAAGCGGCACTACGGCAGCCGGCTCATCGCCGGGCAGGAGATCTGCGCCGGGGTTCCGCGCGGCGGGGTCGACACCTGCCAGGGCGACTCCGGCGGACCCATGTTCCGCAAGGACGACAGCGGGAAGTGGCTCCAGGTCGGGATCGTCAGCTGGGGTGACGGGTGTGCTCGGCCGCTCGTGCCGGGGGTGTACACCGAGGTGTCCACGTTCTCTTCGGCGATAGCCCGGGCTGCGGCGACGCTTTAG
- a CDS encoding response regulator: MPPDAKILIVDDHEETLYALESALAPLGYHLTRATSGDDALKEVLRGHVGLLLLDVRMPGVSGLDVVRYMRGVEQTQLIPIILVTGFGPDAELTATAYRLGVADLVMKPIDPWALRTKVRYLYDAHQRYRSLEREVRELRALVKEPPRAGRYVGPGT; the protein is encoded by the coding sequence ATGCCGCCGGATGCCAAGATCCTCATAGTCGACGACCATGAGGAAACGCTCTACGCCCTGGAAAGCGCCCTGGCCCCGCTCGGCTACCACCTGACGCGGGCGACCAGCGGCGACGACGCGCTCAAGGAAGTCCTGCGCGGCCACGTCGGCCTGCTCCTCCTCGACGTACGCATGCCGGGCGTCAGCGGCCTCGACGTGGTCCGCTACATGCGGGGCGTGGAACAGACCCAGCTCATCCCGATCATCCTGGTCACCGGCTTCGGCCCCGACGCCGAACTCACCGCCACCGCCTACCGCCTGGGCGTCGCCGACCTCGTCATGAAACCCATAGACCCCTGGGCCCTGCGCACCAAGGTCCGCTACCTCTACGACGCCCACCAGCGCTACCGGTCCCTGGAACGCGAAGTACGCGAACTCCGCGCCCTGGTGAAGGAACCGCCGAGGGCCGGGCGCTACGTGGGCCCGGGAACGTAA
- a CDS encoding chorismate mutase, translating to MTTSNTGNAGGVDPAVRAELARLRESIDNIDAAVVHMLAERFKCTQQVGHLKAAHQLPPADPSREAQQIARLRSLAENARLDPAFAEKLLNFIIAEVIRHHESIADSAGGAGGADKL from the coding sequence ATGACCACCAGCAACACCGGAAACGCGGGCGGCGTCGACCCGGCCGTCCGCGCCGAACTCGCCCGGCTGCGCGAGAGCATCGACAACATCGACGCGGCCGTTGTCCACATGCTCGCCGAACGCTTCAAGTGCACCCAGCAGGTCGGCCACCTCAAGGCCGCCCACCAGCTGCCGCCCGCCGACCCGTCCCGCGAGGCCCAGCAGATCGCCCGGCTGCGCAGCCTCGCCGAGAACGCCAGACTCGACCCCGCGTTCGCGGAGAAGCTCCTCAACTTCATCATCGCCGAGGTCATCCGCCACCACGAGAGCATCGCGGACAGTGCCGGTGGCGCGGGCGGCGCGGACAAGTTGTAG
- a CDS encoding SDR family oxidoreductase, translated as MTAGSGICDGRVVIVTGAGRGLGRAHALAFAAEGARVVVNDLGVGLDGSPGPDSPARQVVEEITAAGGEAVAHGGDIATTEGAASLVRTAVDAFGRLDTLVNNAGFLRDRMLVNLDEDDWDAVMRVHLKGHFLPMKHAAAHWRAEAKAGRVPQARIVNTSSGAGLLGSVGQGNYSAAKAGIVGLTLVAAAEMGRYGVQVNAIAPAARTRMTEGTFAETMTAPDSGFDAMAPGNVSPLVVWLGSAASAGVTGRVFETEGGRITVMEGWRPGPSTDKGARWTPAEAGDTALKLLAEAQAPQPVHGAQ; from the coding sequence ATGACTGCAGGCAGCGGAATCTGCGACGGGCGGGTCGTGATCGTCACGGGCGCGGGCCGCGGGCTCGGGCGGGCGCACGCGCTCGCCTTCGCGGCGGAGGGCGCGCGCGTCGTCGTCAACGACCTGGGCGTCGGACTCGACGGCTCGCCAGGGCCCGACAGCCCGGCCCGGCAGGTCGTCGAGGAGATCACGGCGGCGGGCGGCGAGGCGGTGGCGCACGGCGGGGACATCGCCACGACCGAGGGCGCCGCATCCCTCGTACGCACGGCCGTGGACGCCTTCGGGCGGCTCGACACGCTCGTCAACAACGCCGGGTTCCTGCGTGACCGGATGCTCGTGAACCTCGACGAGGACGACTGGGACGCCGTCATGCGCGTCCATCTGAAGGGCCACTTCCTGCCGATGAAGCACGCCGCCGCGCACTGGCGGGCGGAGGCGAAGGCGGGGCGGGTGCCGCAGGCGCGGATCGTCAACACCAGTTCCGGCGCCGGGCTGTTGGGGTCGGTCGGGCAGGGGAACTACAGCGCCGCCAAGGCCGGGATCGTGGGGCTCACCCTGGTGGCCGCCGCCGAGATGGGGCGCTATGGAGTACAGGTCAACGCCATCGCGCCCGCCGCGCGGACCCGGATGACCGAGGGCACCTTCGCCGAGACGATGACGGCGCCCGACAGCGGCTTCGACGCGATGGCGCCCGGGAACGTGTCGCCGCTCGTCGTCTGGCTCGGCTCCGCCGCGAGCGCCGGCGTCACCGGCCGGGTCTTCGAGACCGAGGGCGGCCGCATCACGGTCATGGAGGGCTGGCGGCCCGGCCCGAGCACCGACAAGGGGGCGCGATGGACCCCCGCCGAGGCCGGGGACACCGCGCTCAAACTGCTCGCGGAGGCGCAGGCACCCCAGCCGGTCCACGGAGCGCAGTAG
- a CDS encoding glycoside hydrolase family 35 protein: MTEFAVGDTDFLLDGRPVRLLSGALHYFRVHEGQWGHRLAMLRAMGLNCVETYVPWNLHEPRPGSFRDVQALGRFLDAAQRAGLRAIVRPGPYICAEWENGGLPHWVTGGSGTLVRTRDEGFLGHVERWFAHLLREIVPRQIDRGGPVLMVQVENEYGSYGSDQVYLGRLADLLREGGVSVPLFTSDGPEDHMLTGGSLPGVLATANFGSHARVAFETLRRHRPTGPLMCMEFWCGWFDHWGAEHVVRDPGDAADALREILECGASVNLYMAHGGTNFAGWAGANRGGGALHDGALEPDVTSYDYDAPIDEYGRPTEKFWRFRSLLAAYTDGPLPELPSAPASLGSPATVDLTDWSPLSAVLDALGGPETERPVPPTFEELDVDRGLVRYTVDVPGPRRPYPLTVRGLRDLATVYVDGEPAGVLTEDEPQLKEPVAGPARVDLWVESLGRVNYGPRTGEPKGITGGVLHERQYLHGVRARALRLDAFDTGVEPVPFRPLPASGAPGLYRGTVTVRGAGDARLELPGWTRGFAWINGFNLGRYWSVGPQRSLYVPGPALREGTNEIWLLEFEEASDPPTLRATAEAGEAGEAGEAGEAGEAGEAGEAGGGD; the protein is encoded by the coding sequence ATGACCGAGTTCGCGGTGGGGGACACCGATTTTCTGCTGGACGGGCGGCCGGTGCGGCTGCTGTCGGGGGCGCTGCACTACTTCCGGGTGCACGAGGGGCAGTGGGGGCACCGGCTGGCGATGCTGCGGGCGATGGGCCTCAACTGTGTGGAGACGTACGTCCCGTGGAATCTCCACGAGCCGCGGCCGGGCTCCTTCCGGGACGTCCAGGCGCTCGGCCGGTTCCTGGACGCCGCCCAGCGGGCCGGGCTGCGGGCGATCGTGCGGCCGGGTCCGTACATCTGCGCCGAGTGGGAGAACGGCGGGCTGCCGCACTGGGTGACCGGCGGGTCGGGCACGCTCGTGCGCACCCGTGACGAGGGGTTCCTGGGCCATGTGGAGCGCTGGTTCGCCCACCTGCTGCGGGAGATCGTGCCCCGGCAGATCGACCGGGGTGGTCCGGTGCTGATGGTGCAGGTGGAGAACGAGTACGGGAGTTACGGCTCGGACCAGGTGTATCTGGGCCGGCTCGCGGACCTGCTGCGCGAGGGGGGCGTGAGCGTGCCGCTGTTCACGTCGGACGGTCCAGAGGACCACATGCTCACCGGGGGCTCCCTGCCCGGTGTCCTGGCGACCGCGAATTTCGGGTCGCACGCGCGCGTGGCCTTCGAGACGCTGCGCCGGCACCGGCCGACGGGTCCGCTGATGTGCATGGAGTTCTGGTGCGGCTGGTTCGACCACTGGGGCGCCGAGCACGTCGTACGCGATCCCGGTGACGCCGCCGACGCGCTGCGGGAGATCCTGGAGTGCGGGGCCTCGGTCAATCTCTACATGGCGCACGGCGGCACGAACTTCGCGGGCTGGGCGGGCGCCAACCGGGGCGGCGGCGCGCTGCACGACGGAGCGCTGGAGCCGGACGTGACGTCGTACGACTATGACGCGCCGATCGACGAGTACGGGCGCCCCACGGAGAAGTTCTGGCGGTTCCGGTCGCTCCTCGCCGCGTACACGGACGGCCCGCTGCCCGAACTGCCCTCCGCACCGGCCTCGTTGGGCTCCCCGGCCACCGTGGATCTCACCGATTGGTCACCCCTGTCCGCCGTGCTCGACGCGCTCGGCGGGCCCGAGACCGAGCGGCCCGTGCCGCCGACCTTCGAGGAGCTGGATGTCGACCGGGGGCTGGTCCGCTACACGGTCGACGTTCCGGGACCGCGCCGTCCGTACCCGCTGACCGTGCGCGGTCTGCGGGATCTGGCGACGGTGTACGTCGACGGAGAGCCGGCCGGAGTGCTCACCGAGGACGAGCCGCAGCTCAAGGAGCCGGTCGCCGGTCCCGCGCGCGTGGACCTGTGGGTGGAGTCGCTGGGCCGGGTCAACTACGGCCCGCGCACCGGGGAGCCGAAGGGCATCACCGGCGGCGTACTGCACGAACGGCAGTATCTGCACGGGGTGCGGGCGAGGGCGCTGCGCCTCGACGCCTTCGACACCGGTGTGGAGCCGGTGCCGTTCCGCCCGCTTCCCGCTTCCGGTGCCCCCGGCCTGTACCGCGGCACGGTCACGGTCCGCGGCGCGGGAGACGCCCGCCTGGAACTCCCCGGCTGGACAAGGGGATTCGCGTGGATCAACGGCTTCAATCTGGGCCGCTACTGGTCCGTCGGCCCCCAACGCTCCCTGTACGTCCCCGGCCCGGCCCTGCGTGAGGGCACCAACGAGATCTGGCTGCTGGAATTCGAGGAGGCATCCGACCCCCCGACCCTGCGAGCCACGGCCGAGGCAGGCGAGGCAGGCGAGGCAGGCGAGGCAGGCGAGGCAGGCGAGGCAGGCGAGGCAGGCGAGGCAGGCGGCGGAGACTAG
- a CDS encoding AAA family ATPase encodes MEFVGRTDSLALLAATRERARAGHPQRVLVEGPAGIGKTALIRRFLRDDTHVLYGAGEEAESELAFGVLEQLLGRGGSGTGDGTGTGGGRWADAHAAGAALLEALDEAQGASGGSGSDGGAARDADAPGSDDRAVRGPGAPGSDDRAARGSGAPDTFVPATSAPDTPARDTRDTRDTPDTPAPGTPDTPVALVLDDAQWADHLSLQALAFAVRRLRADRVLVLVVVRDAEDTRLTAGLRRLFTADDAVRVRLDGLGPAELAELGGGLGVQGLTAQAAARLHAHTAGNPLHVKALLEQEGAGLLEALGEPDVTPPAPKSFTALVLAKLAACSTAADALVCAAAVLGTHCTAADAWEVAGADLLDEERGAADVLTALEEAVHTGLLTETPGDPVIRFPHPLVHAAVYHQLGPSRRAALHLSAARTVRDQAHRLRHRALAAAGPDPELAAELAALGRRFAAEGAWAIAAGQLTAAARLCPDPAVYEQYTLEAVECALLAGDVPDMGEVAQRIAQFTPGGWRSYLLGRLSLFDLDRAEALLTDAWHRCDPAAEPLLGARIAGQFAALHGSMSHGAEMAEWADLAIRLAPDDTATDMIRVLRLNGLAMSGRAPQTLDALGPLPDPALATPAQLEELLGRGTLREWTGDLTGAVRDLGGVFGACHGRAASFRVVAATALASAEYRAGRWDDAIVHTDLALSLAADTDQPHIALYCRMLAAQVHAVRGAFAKAQAHARVARVYAAGGHVNPALWAALAEAHLARAQGRPEEVLTALGPLLALAPRGDLEEPGTVPWADLLAEAWAALGDEKRAVQALAPYEVLATQRGHHGALLVAARARGTLEAARGDTVAAERAFRSGLKHAAHVEAPFDRALLHLAYGGFLRRAGRRTRAGEQLRTARDLLVRLDAPPDLGRCERELAACGLGPVGSAAEREPRTRGAALLTPQELAVARLVASGLTNRQVARELVISVKTVEYHLGRIFPKLGVDSRTRLTAALAADGPGSGRSESGHAP; translated from the coding sequence GTGGAGTTCGTAGGGCGAACGGACAGCCTCGCGCTCCTCGCGGCGACGCGCGAGCGCGCCCGCGCGGGACACCCTCAGCGCGTACTCGTCGAGGGTCCGGCCGGGATCGGGAAGACCGCCCTCATACGCCGCTTCCTGCGCGACGACACACATGTGCTGTACGGGGCGGGGGAGGAGGCCGAGTCGGAACTGGCCTTCGGAGTACTGGAGCAACTGCTGGGCCGGGGCGGCAGTGGCACCGGGGACGGGACCGGGACTGGCGGCGGGCGCTGGGCGGACGCGCACGCGGCCGGGGCGGCGCTGCTGGAGGCCCTGGACGAGGCACAGGGGGCGAGCGGTGGCTCGGGCTCCGACGGCGGGGCCGCGCGCGACGCCGACGCCCCGGGCTCCGACGATCGGGCAGTACGCGGCCCCGGCGCCCCGGGCTCCGACGATCGAGCCGCGCGCGGCTCCGGCGCCCCGGACACTTTCGTGCCCGCCACCTCCGCGCCCGATACCCCCGCCCGCGACACCCGCGACACCCGCGACACCCCCGACACTCCCGCCCCCGGCACACCCGACACCCCCGTCGCCCTCGTCCTCGACGACGCCCAATGGGCCGATCACCTCTCCCTCCAGGCCCTCGCCTTCGCCGTGCGGCGGTTGCGGGCCGATCGGGTGCTCGTTCTCGTCGTCGTGCGGGACGCCGAGGACACGCGGCTGACCGCGGGGCTGCGGAGGCTGTTCACGGCGGACGACGCCGTGCGGGTACGGCTCGACGGGCTCGGGCCCGCCGAACTGGCCGAACTCGGCGGCGGGCTGGGCGTACAGGGGCTCACCGCACAGGCCGCCGCACGGCTGCACGCGCACACCGCGGGCAACCCTCTCCACGTGAAGGCGCTCCTGGAACAGGAGGGAGCCGGGCTCCTGGAGGCGCTCGGGGAGCCCGATGTGACGCCGCCCGCCCCCAAGTCGTTCACGGCCCTCGTGCTGGCGAAGCTCGCCGCCTGCTCGACGGCCGCCGACGCCCTGGTCTGCGCGGCCGCGGTACTCGGCACACACTGCACGGCGGCCGACGCCTGGGAGGTCGCGGGCGCGGACCTGCTCGACGAGGAGCGCGGGGCCGCCGACGTCCTCACCGCACTCGAAGAGGCCGTCCACACGGGCCTGTTGACCGAGACCCCGGGCGATCCGGTGATCCGCTTCCCGCACCCCCTCGTACACGCCGCCGTCTACCACCAGCTCGGCCCCTCCCGCCGCGCGGCCCTGCACCTGAGCGCCGCCCGCACCGTCCGGGACCAGGCACACCGACTGCGTCACCGGGCGCTCGCCGCGGCCGGTCCCGATCCGGAGCTCGCCGCCGAACTCGCCGCCCTGGGACGCAGGTTCGCCGCCGAAGGCGCCTGGGCGATCGCGGCAGGACAACTGACGGCCGCCGCCCGGCTCTGCCCGGACCCGGCGGTGTACGAGCAGTACACCCTCGAAGCCGTCGAGTGCGCCCTGCTCGCCGGAGACGTACCGGACATGGGCGAAGTCGCCCAGCGGATCGCGCAGTTCACCCCCGGCGGCTGGCGCAGCTATCTCCTGGGCAGGCTGAGCCTGTTCGACCTGGACCGCGCCGAGGCACTGCTCACGGACGCCTGGCACCGGTGCGACCCGGCGGCCGAACCCCTCCTCGGGGCACGTATCGCGGGCCAGTTCGCCGCCCTGCACGGCAGCATGTCGCACGGCGCCGAGATGGCCGAATGGGCCGACCTCGCGATCCGCCTCGCACCCGACGACACGGCCACCGACATGATCCGCGTCCTGCGCCTCAACGGCCTCGCCATGAGCGGCCGGGCCCCGCAGACGCTCGACGCTCTCGGCCCGCTGCCCGACCCGGCGCTCGCCACCCCCGCCCAGCTGGAGGAACTCCTCGGCCGCGGCACGCTGCGCGAGTGGACCGGCGACCTCACCGGCGCCGTACGGGACCTGGGCGGTGTCTTCGGCGCCTGCCACGGGCGCGCCGCCTCCTTCCGGGTGGTCGCCGCGACCGCGCTCGCCTCCGCCGAGTACCGCGCGGGCCGCTGGGACGACGCGATCGTCCACACCGACCTCGCGCTGTCCCTGGCCGCCGACACCGACCAGCCGCACATCGCCCTGTACTGCCGGATGCTCGCCGCCCAGGTGCACGCGGTGCGCGGCGCGTTCGCCAAGGCACAGGCACACGCACGCGTGGCCCGCGTCTACGCGGCGGGCGGCCATGTGAACCCCGCCCTGTGGGCCGCGCTCGCCGAGGCCCACCTCGCCCGCGCCCAGGGCAGGCCCGAGGAGGTCCTCACGGCCCTGGGGCCCCTGCTCGCGCTCGCCCCGCGCGGCGACCTGGAGGAGCCCGGCACGGTCCCCTGGGCCGACCTGCTCGCCGAAGCCTGGGCCGCCCTCGGCGACGAGAAGCGCGCCGTCCAGGCCCTCGCCCCGTACGAGGTCCTCGCCACCCAGCGCGGCCACCACGGGGCGCTGCTCGTCGCCGCCCGGGCCCGCGGCACCCTGGAGGCCGCGCGCGGCGACACCGTGGCCGCCGAGCGCGCCTTCCGCTCCGGCCTCAAGCACGCCGCCCATGTCGAGGCACCCTTCGACCGCGCGCTGCTGCACCTCGCCTACGGCGGCTTCCTGCGCAGGGCGGGCCGCCGCACCCGCGCCGGCGAGCAGCTGCGCACCGCCCGCGACCTCCTCGTACGCCTCGACGCGCCGCCCGATCTCGGGCGCTGCGAACGGGAGTTGGCGGCCTGTGGACTCGGGCCCGTCGGGTCCGCGGCCGAGCGGGAGCCACGGACACGTGGAGCGGCACTGCTCACGCCCCAGGAGCTGGCCGTCGCCCGCCTCGTCGCGTCCGGGCTCACCAACCGGCAGGTGGCACGCGAACTCGTCATCAGCGTCAAGACCGTCGAGTACCACCTCGGCCGGATCTTCCCCAAGCTGGGCGTCGACTCCCGTACGCGGCTCACGGCAGCGCTGGCCGCCGACGGGCCCGGGTCCGGACGATCCGAGTCCGGACACGCACCCTAG
- a CDS encoding SDR family oxidoreductase: MSDEPSGRPSKGPSDEPSGKRLVVVTGGTRGVGAGIARAFVEAGTEVVVCARRPPEVPVDGVEFVPLDLRDPPAVRAFFDGLPRVDVLVNNAGGAPYRLLAETDAERHARVIELNLTAPLTASLAAYEQLRRARGSVVMIGSVSGTRPSPGTAAYGAAKAGLENLARSMAVEWAPDVRVNTLVVGMVRTELSHLHYGGEDGIAAVSRTVPMGRLAEPLDVGRAAVFLASDAAAYITGAGLLVHGGGERPAFLDAATANKEKADEQKADKEKEGGEAG, from the coding sequence CTGTCGGACGAGCCGTCAGGCAGGCCGTCGAAGGGTCCGTCGGACGAGCCGTCCGGCAAACGGCTCGTGGTGGTCACGGGCGGCACCCGGGGCGTGGGCGCCGGGATCGCCCGCGCGTTCGTGGAGGCGGGCACCGAGGTCGTGGTCTGTGCGCGCAGACCGCCCGAAGTTCCGGTCGACGGCGTCGAGTTCGTCCCCCTCGATCTGCGGGACCCACCGGCCGTGCGCGCCTTCTTCGACGGGCTGCCCCGGGTCGACGTGCTGGTCAACAACGCGGGCGGCGCCCCCTACCGGCTGCTCGCGGAGACGGACGCCGAGCGGCACGCGCGCGTGATCGAACTCAACCTCACCGCGCCGCTGACGGCGTCCCTGGCGGCGTACGAGCAGCTCAGGCGCGCGCGTGGCTCCGTCGTGATGATCGGCAGCGTCAGCGGGACACGGCCCTCGCCCGGCACGGCGGCCTACGGGGCGGCCAAGGCGGGACTGGAGAACCTCGCGCGCTCGATGGCCGTGGAGTGGGCACCGGACGTGCGGGTGAACACCCTCGTCGTGGGGATGGTCCGCACCGAGCTGTCCCATCTCCACTACGGGGGCGAGGACGGCATTGCGGCCGTCTCCCGCACCGTCCCCATGGGGCGGCTCGCCGAGCCCCTGGACGTCGGCAGGGCCGCCGTCTTCCTCGCGTCGGACGCCGCCGCGTACATCACCGGGGCCGGCCTCCTCGTGCACGGCGGGGGCGAGCGGCCCGCCTTCCTGGACGCGGCTACCGCCAACAAGGAGAAGGCCGACGAGCAGAAGGCCGACAAGGAAAAAGAGGGAGGAGAAGCGGGATGA
- a CDS encoding helix-turn-helix domain-containing protein encodes MYHTWMRFFSPGPAHHKLGLVCLGVGLQYGALPIVGPRTLDHHVAVVVSAGRGWFRTVDGRSTAVTAPALLWLTPGVPHHYAPDPETGWDEAFVDFTGPTADTYTELGYIEPARPVVPLSDAGPARTTVARIARAARLGNPLLEVETSAAVHELLVTLRRARADTAPDGEQVLQALARDAFKPLSVADHAARHGMTPAELRTAVRRGAGCSPKDYLLGIRLGRAKELLAATELPVAAVARRVGYDDPAYFSRLFTRRVGTAPVRFREQQGRTVPGGWSNQVPDPDDPPMLHSPGTR; translated from the coding sequence ATGTACCACACATGGATGCGGTTCTTCAGCCCCGGACCCGCCCATCACAAACTCGGCCTCGTCTGCCTCGGCGTCGGCCTCCAGTACGGGGCACTGCCCATCGTCGGACCCCGCACCCTCGACCACCACGTGGCCGTCGTGGTCAGCGCGGGACGCGGCTGGTTCCGTACCGTCGACGGGCGGTCCACGGCCGTCACCGCGCCCGCCCTGCTCTGGCTCACCCCCGGCGTACCCCACCACTACGCGCCCGACCCCGAGACCGGCTGGGACGAGGCCTTCGTCGACTTCACCGGGCCCACCGCCGACACGTACACCGAACTCGGCTACATCGAACCGGCCCGGCCCGTCGTCCCCCTCTCCGACGCGGGCCCCGCCCGCACCACCGTCGCCCGCATCGCCCGCGCCGCCCGCCTCGGCAACCCCCTCCTGGAGGTCGAGACCAGCGCAGCCGTCCACGAACTCCTCGTCACCCTGCGCCGCGCCCGCGCCGACACCGCCCCCGACGGCGAACAGGTCCTCCAGGCCCTCGCCCGCGACGCCTTCAAGCCGCTCTCCGTCGCCGACCACGCCGCCCGCCACGGCATGACCCCCGCCGAACTGCGCACCGCCGTGCGCCGCGGCGCCGGCTGCAGCCCCAAGGACTACCTCCTCGGGATCCGCCTCGGCCGCGCCAAGGAACTCCTCGCCGCCACCGAACTCCCCGTCGCCGCCGTGGCCAGACGCGTCGGCTACGACGACCCGGCCTACTTCTCCCGCCTGTTCACCCGCCGCGTCGGCACCGCGCCCGTGCGCTTCCGGGAACAACAGGGACGCACCGTCCCCGGCGGCTGGAGCAACCAGGTCCCCGATCCCGACGATCCGCCGATGCTCCATTCCCCGGGAACGCGATGA